A genome region from Hippopotamus amphibius kiboko isolate mHipAmp2 chromosome 1, mHipAmp2.hap2, whole genome shotgun sequence includes the following:
- the UTS2 gene encoding urotensin-2, translated as MYKLVSCCLLFIGCLNPLLSLPVLDSREESWQLSAPEDVRSALDELERASLLQMLPEMSGAETGDGLRKADPSTNIFYPRGSVRKFQAFSGQDPNILLSHLLARVRKQYKKRGTPSECFWKYCV; from the exons ATGTATAAGCTGGTCTCCTGCTGTTTGCTTTTCATAGGATGCTTAAATCCTCTCTTGTCTCTTCCTGTCCTTGACTCCAGGGAAGAGTCCTGGCAGCTCTCAg CCCCAGAAGATGTCAGATCAGCTCTGGATGAACTGGAAAGAGCTTCCCTTCTGCAGATGCTGCCAGAGATGTCCGGTGCAGAGACAGGAGATGGTCTTAGGAAAGCAG atCCCAGTACCAACATTTTTTACCCAAGAGGAAGTGTGAGAA AATTTCAGGCTTTCTCTGGACAAGATCCTAACATTTTACTGAGTCACCTTTTGGCCAGAGTCAGGAAACAATACAAGAAACGCGGAACGCCCTCCGAATGCTTCTGGAAATACTGTGTCTAA